The Agromyces marinus genome window below encodes:
- a CDS encoding CpaF family protein — MSLSDRLERARGAHRSTETEAAPALSDPPGNAPTAPDEPDAAGGGAVSADTAERGVSKPAAEVAPDDAAHTSTWTAVAGDTPTQHQSDPLTDLKERAAQELFRRIGSRLNDSTLTEDRLHALAREELGFIVEAEQVALTTAERNRLITEIGADVLGFGPLEQLLDDPDVTEIMVNRHDQIFVERNGRLYESRSRFTGEPQLRRVIERIVSRVGRRIDESSPLVDARLADGSRVNAIIPPLAVDGSSLTIRKFARTPYTVEDLIGFDTINREMATLLDAAVRAKLNVLVSGGTGTGKTTLLNVLSAFIPNDERIITIEDAVELQLQQEHVVRLESRPANIEGRGEITIRDLVRNSLRMRPDRIVIGEVRGGESLDMLQAMNTGHEGSISTIHANSPRDALSRLETLVLMAGMDLPLRAIREQIASAIDVVVQISRLRDGTRRVVSVTEVQGMEGEIITMQDAFAFDFAAGIDADGRFRGHAVPTGVRPRFVDRFEELGIAIPPGIFRYQPVAYGLGELG, encoded by the coding sequence ATGAGCCTGAGCGACCGACTCGAACGAGCACGCGGAGCACACCGCAGCACCGAGACCGAAGCGGCCCCGGCGCTGTCGGATCCACCGGGCAACGCCCCGACCGCGCCAGACGAACCGGACGCAGCCGGTGGCGGCGCGGTGTCGGCCGACACCGCGGAACGCGGGGTCTCCAAGCCTGCTGCCGAGGTCGCGCCCGACGACGCTGCACACACGAGCACCTGGACGGCCGTCGCGGGCGACACCCCGACGCAACATCAGAGCGACCCCCTGACCGATCTCAAGGAACGCGCCGCACAGGAGCTGTTTCGACGGATCGGGTCCAGACTCAATGACTCGACACTCACCGAGGACCGGCTGCACGCGCTCGCTCGTGAGGAGCTCGGGTTCATCGTCGAGGCCGAGCAGGTCGCGCTCACGACTGCGGAGCGCAACCGACTGATCACTGAGATCGGCGCCGACGTCCTCGGCTTCGGCCCGCTCGAACAACTGCTCGACGATCCTGACGTCACCGAGATCATGGTGAACCGTCACGACCAGATCTTCGTCGAACGGAACGGTCGGCTCTACGAATCGCGGAGCCGGTTCACCGGTGAGCCGCAGCTTCGCCGGGTGATCGAGCGGATCGTCTCGCGTGTGGGTCGGAGGATCGACGAGTCCTCGCCCCTGGTCGACGCTCGACTCGCCGACGGGTCGCGGGTCAACGCGATCATCCCACCGCTCGCCGTCGATGGATCGTCGCTCACGATCCGCAAGTTCGCCCGAACGCCCTACACGGTCGAGGATCTCATCGGATTCGACACCATCAACCGCGAGATGGCCACGCTGCTCGACGCGGCAGTTCGGGCGAAGCTGAACGTCCTGGTTTCCGGTGGAACTGGGACCGGCAAGACCACGTTGCTCAACGTCCTGTCCGCGTTCATCCCGAACGACGAGCGCATCATCACGATCGAGGACGCAGTCGAACTGCAACTCCAGCAGGAGCACGTCGTGCGGCTCGAATCCCGCCCCGCGAACATCGAGGGCCGCGGCGAGATCACGATTCGCGACCTCGTCCGGAACTCGCTCCGCATGCGTCCGGACCGCATCGTCATCGGCGAGGTTCGAGGAGGCGAAAGCCTGGACATGCTCCAGGCCATGAACACCGGGCACGAGGGGTCGATCTCGACGATCCACGCGAACTCGCCACGCGACGCCCTGTCGAGGCTCGAGACCCTCGTGCTCATGGCCGGAATGGACCTCCCGCTGCGTGCCATCCGCGAACAGATCGCGTCCGCGATCGACGTGGTCGTGCAGATCTCGCGCCTCCGTGACGGGACCCGTCGCGTCGTCAGTGTCACCGAGGTCCAGGGCATGGAGGGCGAGATCATCACCATGCAGGATGCGTTCGCCTTCGATTTCGCGGCCGGGATCGATGCCGACGGGAGGTTCCGCGGCCATGCCGTTCCCACGGGCGTCCGGCCTCGGTTCGTCGACCGGTTCGAGGAACTCGGGATCGCGATCCCGCCCGGGATCTTCAGGTACCAGCCCGTCGCCTACGGACTCGGAGAACTCGGATGA